A single region of the Pontibacter kalidii genome encodes:
- a CDS encoding NAD(P)-dependent oxidoreductase: MHKLKIGIIKEGKIPVDKRVPLTPKKCVEAMQEFPEMEIVVQPSDIRCFTDAEYQELNIPLQQDLSDCDVLMGVKEVPVDQLIPDKTYFFFSHTIKKQPHNAKLLRAILDKNITLIDYELLKTPEGQRVVAFGRYAGIVGAYNGILTYGKKHGLFDLKPAYLCHEMEDMQEEYFKVKLPPIKIAITGGGRVAGGAMEVLDKMGIRKVSVFDYLYKQFTEPVYAQLHSGDYNVRPDVEVWDSPDFYANPLLYKSTFRKFTRVTDLLLACAYWDPRAPKLFTEEDTRQPDFKIDTIADITCDVDGSIPTTRHATTIIEPAYDYNPATGELEPPYSKPENITVMAVDNLPCELPRNASRDFGRHLIDNVFPQFFNGDEGDMLQRATIAKGGKLTDLYSYLQDYADSAATNKEKRQAV, from the coding sequence ATGCATAAACTGAAGATCGGCATCATTAAAGAAGGTAAAATTCCGGTGGACAAACGCGTGCCCCTCACCCCCAAAAAATGCGTGGAGGCGATGCAGGAGTTCCCGGAGATGGAGATCGTGGTACAACCAAGCGATATCCGCTGCTTTACCGATGCCGAGTACCAGGAGCTTAACATTCCGCTGCAGCAGGACCTGAGCGACTGCGACGTGCTGATGGGGGTGAAGGAGGTGCCGGTGGACCAGCTGATTCCGGACAAGACCTACTTTTTCTTCTCGCACACCATCAAAAAGCAGCCGCACAACGCCAAACTGCTCCGCGCCATACTTGACAAGAACATCACGCTGATAGATTATGAGCTGCTGAAGACGCCGGAAGGGCAGCGGGTGGTGGCCTTCGGCCGATACGCCGGTATAGTGGGCGCTTACAACGGCATTCTCACCTATGGCAAAAAGCACGGGCTTTTCGACCTGAAGCCCGCTTACCTGTGCCACGAGATGGAGGATATGCAGGAGGAGTACTTTAAAGTGAAGCTGCCGCCGATAAAGATCGCCATTACCGGTGGCGGACGCGTGGCGGGCGGAGCCATGGAAGTGCTCGATAAAATGGGAATAAGAAAGGTGAGTGTATTCGATTACCTGTACAAGCAGTTCACCGAGCCCGTGTACGCCCAGCTGCACTCTGGCGACTACAATGTGCGCCCCGATGTGGAAGTATGGGACTCACCGGATTTCTATGCGAACCCACTCTTATATAAGAGTACCTTCCGCAAGTTTACCCGCGTAACCGACCTGCTGCTGGCCTGTGCCTACTGGGACCCGCGCGCGCCAAAACTATTTACGGAAGAAGATACTCGCCAGCCTGATTTCAAAATAGACACCATCGCCGACATCACCTGCGATGTGGACGGCTCCATACCTACTACCAGGCACGCCACTACTATAATAGAACCTGCCTATGACTACAATCCTGCCACAGGAGAACTGGAACCCCCATACTCAAAGCCAGAAAACATCACAGTAATGGCTGTAGATAATCTGCCCTGCGAGTTGCCGCGCAACGCCTCCCGCGATTTTGGCCGGCACCTTATAGATAATGTGTTTCCGCAGTTCTTTAATGGAGACGAAGGGGATATGCTTCAGCGCGCCACTATAGCTAAGGGCGGTAAACTTACCGACCTATACAGTTATCTGCAGGATTATGCCGACAGTGCAGCTACTAATAAGGAGAAGCGGCAGGCAGTATAG
- the gcvP gene encoding aminomethyl-transferring glycine dehydrogenase has translation MIFKTKPADVFKERHNGPDKEQMQDMLRTIGVETLDQLIEETVPAAIRLKKPLNLPAALSERDFLKHFSQIAKQNKVYKSYIGLGYNDTLMPPVILRNIMENPGWYTAYTPYQAEIAQGRLEALINYQTMVMDLTGMEIANASLLDEGTAAAEAMAMFFSQRKGSRKNANRFFVSEQVLPQTLDVLQSRATPIGIELVIGDHREVDFSDETLFGALVQYPAADGAIFDYTDFISKAHAQEVYVAVAADILSLTLLTPPGEMGADAVVGSTQRFGVPMGFGGPHAGYFATKDAFKRVIPGRIIGVSVDAAGNKAYRMALQTREQHIRREKATSNICTAQVLLAVIAGMYAVYHGPRRLKYIGLNTHVLAQQLEKGLKALGFEQQNEQYFDTLKIAVESAAMQQAIRTEAEAAGINFRYFGENNIGISLHQNTDLQDVKAILAVFAKVAGKSADVLGIDELPEEAEVTWADSLIRKSEYLTHYVFNEHHSEHEILRYMKHLENKDISLVHSMIPLGSCTMKLNATAEMIPITWPEIGQLHPFAPADQTKGYAQIFADLEAWLCEITRFHAVSLQPNSGAQGEYAGLMVIRAYHESRGDHHRNIALIPSSAHGTNPASAVMAGMKVVIVKCDEKGNIDVADLRAKAEQHKNELSCLMVTYPSTHGVYEESIIEICQIIHDNGGRVYMDGANMNAQVGLTSPAHIGADVCHLNLHKTFCIPHGGGGPGMGPIGVVKDLAPFLPGHAVVDLGRQDAIHAVSAAPWGSASILPISYAYIAMMGGEGLTEATKVAILNANYIKARLEQYYPVLYVGKNGRCAHEMILDCREFKKFGVEVEDIAKRLMDYGFHAPTVSFPVAGTLMVEPTESEAQEELDRFCDVMISIREEIREIETGKADQKNNVLKNAPHTAKVVMVENWDRPYSREKAVFPMAYLRDNKVWPTVSRIDSAYGDRNLVCSCAPIEAYNENGNEMVAIG, from the coding sequence ATGATCTTTAAAACCAAACCTGCTGATGTATTTAAGGAGCGCCACAACGGCCCCGACAAAGAACAAATGCAGGACATGCTACGCACCATAGGCGTAGAAACACTGGACCAACTGATTGAGGAGACCGTACCAGCCGCCATCCGACTGAAGAAGCCCCTCAACCTGCCTGCTGCGCTTTCGGAGCGGGATTTCCTGAAACATTTCTCGCAGATCGCCAAGCAGAACAAAGTATACAAGTCCTACATCGGGCTTGGCTACAACGATACCCTTATGCCGCCGGTCATACTTCGTAACATTATGGAGAACCCGGGCTGGTACACTGCCTATACCCCTTACCAGGCTGAGATTGCGCAAGGCCGACTGGAGGCGCTGATCAACTACCAGACCATGGTGATGGATCTGACAGGTATGGAAATCGCCAACGCCTCGCTGCTGGACGAGGGCACTGCCGCCGCGGAGGCCATGGCCATGTTCTTCTCGCAGCGCAAAGGCTCCCGCAAGAACGCCAACCGCTTCTTTGTATCAGAGCAAGTGCTGCCGCAGACCCTTGATGTACTGCAGTCGCGCGCCACACCTATTGGTATTGAGCTGGTAATTGGCGACCACCGCGAGGTTGATTTCTCTGACGAGACTTTATTTGGCGCCCTGGTGCAGTATCCTGCTGCCGACGGTGCCATTTTTGATTATACGGACTTCATCTCTAAGGCGCATGCGCAGGAAGTGTATGTAGCCGTGGCTGCCGATATCCTATCGCTGACTTTATTAACGCCTCCGGGTGAGATGGGCGCTGATGCCGTGGTAGGTTCTACCCAGCGTTTTGGCGTGCCGATGGGCTTTGGCGGTCCGCACGCAGGCTACTTTGCCACCAAGGATGCCTTTAAGCGTGTTATCCCGGGCCGTATTATTGGTGTTTCTGTGGATGCTGCCGGCAACAAGGCATACCGCATGGCCCTGCAGACACGCGAGCAGCACATCCGCCGCGAAAAGGCAACTTCTAACATTTGTACTGCCCAGGTACTGCTGGCGGTTATCGCCGGTATGTACGCCGTATACCATGGCCCACGCCGCCTCAAGTACATCGGCCTGAACACGCACGTGCTGGCGCAGCAACTGGAGAAAGGCCTGAAGGCCCTAGGCTTCGAGCAGCAGAACGAGCAGTACTTTGACACGCTGAAGATCGCTGTGGAGAGCGCTGCTATGCAGCAGGCCATCCGTACAGAGGCTGAGGCGGCAGGCATTAACTTCCGTTATTTCGGGGAGAACAACATCGGCATTTCCCTGCACCAGAACACGGACCTGCAGGACGTGAAGGCCATACTTGCCGTTTTCGCGAAAGTGGCTGGTAAGTCGGCTGATGTGTTAGGCATAGATGAGCTGCCGGAAGAAGCGGAGGTCACTTGGGCCGACAGCCTGATTCGTAAGAGCGAATACCTGACGCACTACGTGTTTAACGAGCATCACTCGGAGCACGAAATCCTGCGTTACATGAAGCACCTGGAGAACAAGGATATCTCGCTGGTGCACTCCATGATTCCGCTGGGCTCCTGTACCATGAAGCTGAACGCTACCGCCGAGATGATTCCGATCACATGGCCGGAGATCGGGCAGTTGCACCCCTTTGCCCCTGCCGACCAGACAAAAGGTTACGCCCAGATCTTTGCTGACCTGGAAGCCTGGCTGTGCGAGATCACCCGTTTCCATGCGGTGTCGCTGCAGCCAAACTCAGGCGCACAGGGTGAGTACGCTGGCCTGATGGTGATTCGCGCTTACCACGAGTCGCGTGGCGACCATCACCGCAACATCGCCCTGATCCCTTCTTCTGCCCATGGCACCAACCCTGCCTCTGCGGTTATGGCCGGCATGAAGGTGGTGATCGTGAAGTGCGACGAGAAAGGCAACATCGATGTGGCAGACCTGCGCGCGAAAGCGGAGCAGCACAAGAATGAGTTGTCTTGCCTGATGGTGACGTACCCGTCCACACACGGTGTGTATGAGGAAAGCATCATCGAGATCTGCCAGATCATACATGACAACGGCGGCCGTGTTTACATGGACGGTGCCAACATGAACGCGCAGGTAGGCCTGACTTCGCCGGCCCACATTGGTGCCGACGTTTGCCACCTGAACCTGCACAAGACTTTCTGCATTCCGCACGGTGGCGGTGGCCCTGGCATGGGCCCGATCGGGGTGGTAAAAGACCTGGCTCCCTTCCTGCCTGGCCACGCTGTTGTGGACTTAGGACGTCAGGATGCGATTCATGCCGTATCGGCTGCGCCTTGGGGCTCTGCCTCTATCCTGCCAATTTCGTACGCTTACATTGCCATGATGGGCGGCGAAGGCTTAACGGAAGCTACGAAGGTGGCTATCCTGAACGCAAACTACATTAAGGCCCGTCTGGAGCAGTACTACCCTGTGCTGTATGTAGGCAAGAACGGCCGTTGCGCACACGAGATGATCCTGGATTGCCGTGAGTTCAAGAAGTTTGGCGTAGAGGTAGAGGACATCGCCAAGCGTTTGATGGATTATGGTTTCCATGCGCCGACTGTATCCTTCCCGGTAGCGGGCACACTGATGGTGGAGCCAACCGAGTCGGAGGCACAGGAGGAACTGGACAGATTCTGCGACGTGATGATCTCGATCCGTGAGGAAATACGCGAGATTGAGACCGGCAAGGCTGACCAGAAGAACAACGTGCTGAAGAACGCTCCGCATACCGCCAAAGTGGTGATGGTAGAAAACTGGGACCGCCCTTACTCCCGTGAGAAAGCGGTGTTCCCGATGGCCTACCTGCGCGATAACAAAGTATGGCCAACTGTTAGCCGCATCGACAGCGCCTACGGCGACCGTAACCTGGTTTGCTCCTGCGCCCCGATAGAAGCCTACAACGAGAATGGAAATGAGATGGTAGCTATCGGCTAA
- a CDS encoding WYL domain-containing protein — MYSYLLEELSKAIGARLLVSFEYENESHVVEPHLLGQNKQHETCLLAWRTGKAGQQRQGWQCFLLSRMQNTRLTDERFSKKRPGYDPYDSTMSRIYYRI, encoded by the coding sequence ATGTATAGCTATCTGCTGGAAGAACTTTCGAAGGCAATTGGGGCCAGGCTCCTGGTAAGCTTCGAGTATGAGAACGAAAGCCATGTGGTGGAGCCGCACCTGCTGGGGCAGAACAAGCAGCACGAGACCTGCCTGCTCGCCTGGCGCACCGGCAAGGCCGGGCAGCAGCGGCAGGGATGGCAGTGCTTCCTGCTAAGCCGTATGCAAAACACCAGGCTCACAGACGAACGGTTCAGCAAGAAGCGGCCCGGCTACGACCCCTACGATAGTACCATGTCCCGGATTTACTACCGCATCTGA
- a CDS encoding M28 family metallopeptidase, whose amino-acid sequence MKKHIPLLGLLGLLALGCNESSRQVSEAEREAFSAAADSTNLQPALQSITADSLLAHITTLASDEFEGRAPGSVGEDSTVAYLTRHFKQLGLQPGNPDGSFVQKVPMFGYTPTPKATLTANGKNIPLSFPDDYVALTRRYVEGVEVNNSDLVFVGYGVVAPEYGWDDYKGVDVKGKTIVMLVSDPPVPDPQNPEQLDSTMFGGKAMTYYGRWTYKYEVAAEKGAAAAIIIHETGPAGYPYEVISGSHSREGFEIITPDKNMNRAEVEAWITEPKARELFTALGRSFDELKEAAKKKDFKPVPLKATASFNIENELREVQSQNVIAKLEGSDEELKDEYVIYTAHWDHLGKDPSLQGDQIYNGALDNATGTAGLLELAKGFSQMETKPKRSILFLAVTAEEKGLLGSKYYASSPLYPLEKTVAVINMDVLNAYGPTEDVVVVGFGNSTLEDVLAQEAKSQNRRIVPEATPENGSFYRSDHFEFAKQGVPALYASSGVIARNQPADYVKQWKERYTANDYHKLSDEVRDDWNLEGAVEDLQLFLRVGYRVANTEKFPEWKEGTEFRAKREETLSRASPSM is encoded by the coding sequence ATGAAGAAACACATTCCGCTGCTGGGCCTGCTCGGGCTGCTGGCCCTAGGCTGCAACGAAAGCTCCCGGCAGGTAAGTGAGGCCGAAAGAGAGGCCTTCTCTGCTGCTGCTGACAGCACCAACCTGCAGCCTGCCCTGCAAAGCATTACGGCCGATAGCCTGCTGGCTCACATTACCACCCTTGCCTCCGATGAATTTGAGGGCCGTGCCCCCGGCTCTGTAGGGGAAGATTCCACGGTAGCCTACCTCACCCGCCACTTTAAGCAGCTGGGCCTGCAGCCGGGCAACCCGGATGGCAGCTTCGTGCAAAAGGTACCGATGTTCGGCTACACGCCAACGCCTAAGGCTACCTTAACCGCCAACGGCAAAAACATACCGCTCAGTTTTCCAGACGATTACGTTGCCCTTACCCGCCGCTATGTTGAGGGTGTTGAAGTGAACAACTCCGACCTGGTGTTTGTGGGCTACGGCGTGGTAGCGCCTGAGTATGGCTGGGACGACTACAAAGGCGTGGACGTGAAAGGCAAAACGATCGTGATGCTGGTTAGCGACCCGCCGGTGCCGGACCCTCAGAACCCGGAGCAGTTGGATAGCACCATGTTCGGTGGCAAAGCCATGACCTACTATGGCCGCTGGACCTACAAGTATGAGGTTGCCGCCGAGAAGGGCGCTGCCGCTGCCATCATCATTCACGAAACCGGCCCGGCTGGTTACCCTTACGAGGTGATCTCCGGCAGCCACAGCCGCGAAGGATTCGAGATCATTACCCCGGATAAGAACATGAATCGCGCCGAGGTAGAGGCCTGGATCACTGAGCCGAAGGCACGCGAGCTGTTCACTGCCCTCGGCCGTAGCTTTGATGAGTTGAAAGAGGCTGCGAAGAAGAAAGACTTCAAACCTGTTCCACTCAAGGCCACGGCCAGCTTCAACATCGAAAACGAGCTGCGCGAGGTACAGTCGCAGAACGTGATCGCCAAGCTGGAAGGATCTGATGAGGAACTGAAGGATGAGTACGTCATTTACACAGCGCATTGGGACCATTTGGGCAAGGACCCGAGCCTGCAGGGCGACCAGATCTACAACGGCGCCCTGGATAACGCCACCGGTACGGCAGGCCTGCTAGAGCTGGCAAAGGGCTTTAGCCAAATGGAAACAAAACCGAAGCGCTCCATACTTTTTCTGGCAGTTACGGCTGAGGAGAAAGGCCTGCTGGGCTCTAAGTACTATGCCAGCAGCCCGCTTTACCCACTCGAGAAAACCGTGGCCGTCATCAACATGGACGTGCTGAACGCCTATGGCCCTACCGAGGACGTAGTGGTGGTTGGCTTCGGCAACTCTACGCTGGAGGACGTGCTGGCGCAGGAGGCGAAATCGCAGAACCGCCGCATAGTACCGGAGGCCACACCGGAGAACGGCTCCTTCTATCGCTCCGACCACTTTGAGTTTGCCAAGCAGGGCGTGCCGGCGCTTTACGCCAGCTCAGGTGTGATAGCCCGCAACCAGCCAGCCGACTATGTGAAACAGTGGAAAGAACGCTATACCGCCAACGACTATCATAAGCTTTCGGACGAGGTGCGCGACGACTGGAACCTGGAAGGCGCTGTAGAAGACCTGCAGTTGTTTCTGCGCGTTGGTTACCGAGTGGCCAACACAGAGAAGTTCCCGGAATGGAAAGAGGGCACCGAGTTCAGGGCCAAGCGTGAGGAGACTTTATCCCGTGCCTCCCCTTCCATGTAA
- the aspA gene encoding aspartate ammonia-lyase, which translates to MSEFRTEHDFLGEMEIPNSAYYGIQTTRALDNFNITGLPISREPLFIQAFGYVKKAAAMANRDCGVLKPEIADAICKACDKLIAGEYLDQFVTDMIQGGAGTSVNMNVNEVVANLALEILGHKKGEYQYVHPNNHVNFSQSTNDAYPTAFRLALYRKIESFIESLQALQESFARKGEEFKTVLKMGRTQLQDAVPMTLGAEFHGFSTTIKEDIQRLNEAKMLICEINMGATAIGTSINAPKGYPQLVTDHIRDLTGIPVVLAEDLIEATCDTGAYVQISGVMKRSAVKISKICNDLRLLSSGPRAGINEINLPRMQPGSSIMPGKVNPVIPEVVNQTAFYVIGTDITVTMAAEAGQLQLNVMEPVIAYSLFSSLTYMENACYTLTNKCVNGITANEEICANMVMNSVGIITALNPILGYEEAASIAKEALATGKSIHDITVVERKRVTQEKWEEIFSIENLINPRFINS; encoded by the coding sequence ATGAGCGAGTTCAGAACAGAGCATGACTTTCTGGGAGAAATGGAGATCCCCAACTCCGCCTACTATGGCATCCAGACTACCCGTGCTTTAGATAATTTTAACATCACCGGCCTCCCTATTTCCAGGGAGCCACTGTTTATCCAGGCTTTCGGGTACGTGAAAAAAGCAGCGGCCATGGCCAACCGTGATTGCGGCGTGCTAAAGCCGGAGATTGCAGACGCTATTTGCAAAGCCTGCGATAAGCTTATAGCAGGCGAATACCTGGACCAGTTTGTGACCGATATGATACAGGGCGGTGCCGGAACGTCTGTAAACATGAATGTGAACGAGGTAGTGGCAAATCTTGCGTTGGAGATACTAGGCCACAAGAAAGGGGAGTATCAGTATGTGCACCCCAACAACCACGTAAATTTCTCACAGTCCACAAACGACGCCTACCCGACTGCCTTCCGCCTTGCTTTATACCGTAAGATCGAGAGCTTTATTGAGAGCCTGCAGGCGCTGCAGGAATCCTTTGCCCGCAAGGGGGAAGAATTCAAGACTGTGCTGAAGATGGGCCGCACACAACTGCAGGATGCTGTGCCAATGACCCTGGGAGCAGAATTCCACGGCTTCTCTACGACTATAAAGGAGGATATCCAGCGCCTGAACGAAGCCAAGATGCTGATTTGTGAGATAAACATGGGAGCCACCGCTATTGGTACTTCCATCAATGCTCCGAAAGGCTACCCGCAGCTGGTGACGGACCATATTCGCGACCTGACGGGCATACCTGTTGTGCTCGCCGAGGACCTCATCGAAGCCACCTGCGACACAGGTGCCTATGTACAGATTTCCGGCGTCATGAAAAGATCTGCTGTGAAGATATCCAAGATCTGCAATGATCTGCGTTTGCTATCCTCTGGCCCAAGAGCCGGCATCAATGAGATTAACCTGCCGCGGATGCAGCCTGGTTCTTCTATCATGCCTGGGAAAGTAAACCCTGTTATACCTGAGGTTGTGAACCAGACCGCCTTCTACGTGATTGGTACCGATATAACGGTAACGATGGCCGCAGAAGCCGGACAGCTACAACTGAACGTGATGGAGCCGGTAATCGCTTACAGTTTGTTCAGTTCTCTTACCTATATGGAGAACGCCTGCTATACCTTAACGAACAAGTGTGTTAATGGAATCACTGCCAATGAGGAGATCTGTGCAAATATGGTGATGAACAGTGTGGGCATTATTACAGCACTAAACCCTATACTGGGTTACGAGGAAGCAGCTTCCATCGCAAAAGAGGCGTTGGCTACCGGTAAGTCTATTCACGATATCACTGTAGTGGAGCGTAAAAGAGTTACGCAGGAGAAATGGGAGGAGATTTTCTCTATAGAGAACCTGATCAACCCCAGGTTTATCAACAGCTAG
- a CDS encoding DUF4136 domain-containing protein, with translation MIKTSHLYILLVLLLPLAGCARVLQADNQYIYDTSIDFSKFRTFNWYSAEVPKPRAGAGPQFNLLLDQRVREAIASELVKQGLRPEVENPDLIVAYDLAVDTSQAPTDYTFPAGFGYGYSYWFGYRFRYITNGLAGYQPIQALPLGTLVIDIIDPDTNRLIWRGYSEAGINPTSQDMERINLAVADIMSQFPPSPINRAR, from the coding sequence ATGATAAAAACAAGCCACCTCTATATTTTGCTTGTCTTGCTCCTGCCGCTGGCAGGCTGCGCCCGGGTTCTGCAGGCGGACAACCAATATATCTACGACACCTCTATCGATTTCTCGAAGTTCCGGACCTTTAACTGGTACAGCGCCGAGGTGCCTAAGCCACGCGCAGGCGCAGGGCCACAGTTTAACCTGCTGCTGGACCAGCGGGTGAGGGAGGCTATTGCGAGTGAGTTGGTAAAGCAGGGCCTGCGCCCGGAGGTGGAGAACCCAGATCTGATCGTAGCTTATGATCTGGCGGTAGACACCAGCCAGGCACCGACAGATTATACTTTCCCGGCGGGTTTCGGCTATGGCTATAGCTATTGGTTCGGTTACCGCTTCCGTTACATCACCAACGGCCTTGCGGGTTATCAGCCCATCCAGGCCCTGCCGCTCGGTACGCTTGTCATCGACATCATCGACCCGGACACCAACCGGTTGATCTGGCGCGGCTACTCAGAAGCAGGCATCAACCCAACTTCCCAGGATATGGAGCGCATTAACCTGGCCGTGGCCGATATCATGTCGCAGTTTCCGCCGAGCCCTATCAACAGGGCCCGCTAA
- a CDS encoding ribonuclease D: MENTTLIHDGVTIKLVERQEQLQEVIVLLNQSKELALDLEFDQNRFTYGFNLCLVQIADESGVCYIIDPFAIPDLQPLFELFANPAITKIIHHSNNDILLLSKMGCRIKSVMDTDVAAKILNYERSSLATVLKEEFNIEIDKSQQSSNWNKRPLTEAQLQYAAIDVMYLHRIKAKLLTEVEQLGRLHWLEEENQMLESLTYSEPTNPHLKLRNAYKLNYYQQYILRDLFTFREQMGKLFNKPAPYLIPNEALVELANNPNTDIHEWLNHTRGIHGGLKRSRNEKLLKDALHDAKNAAKDNNISHDYPESRWQRPLRTPETEQRKEELTKVQKQIVEKYGEYAARLIITQSVINDYCFTGELRCTKQYATAIVMSTAQELGITLPAPVQNNDPDN, from the coding sequence ATGGAAAATACAACGCTGATACATGATGGCGTAACGATAAAACTAGTGGAGCGGCAGGAGCAGTTGCAGGAGGTAATCGTGCTTCTGAACCAGAGCAAAGAGCTCGCCCTGGATCTGGAGTTTGACCAGAACCGCTTTACTTACGGCTTTAACCTTTGCCTGGTACAGATTGCCGACGAGAGTGGCGTCTGCTACATTATAGACCCCTTTGCCATACCCGACCTGCAGCCACTCTTCGAGCTGTTCGCTAATCCCGCGATCACCAAGATCATCCACCACTCCAATAACGATATCCTCCTGCTTAGTAAGATGGGTTGCCGTATCAAAAGCGTGATGGATACGGATGTAGCCGCCAAGATCCTCAACTATGAGCGCTCATCGCTGGCGACGGTGCTGAAAGAGGAGTTTAACATCGAGATAGACAAATCCCAGCAGTCAAGTAACTGGAATAAGCGCCCGCTCACGGAGGCGCAACTACAGTACGCTGCCATAGATGTTATGTACCTGCACCGCATCAAGGCTAAGCTGCTAACAGAAGTGGAGCAGTTGGGCCGCCTGCACTGGCTGGAGGAGGAAAACCAAATGCTGGAATCCCTTACCTACTCTGAGCCCACCAACCCGCACCTGAAATTGCGCAACGCCTATAAGCTTAATTACTACCAGCAGTACATTCTGAGGGACTTATTTACTTTTCGGGAGCAGATGGGAAAGTTGTTTAATAAGCCTGCTCCTTATCTTATTCCCAACGAAGCCCTTGTAGAGTTAGCCAATAACCCTAACACAGACATTCACGAATGGCTGAATCATACACGCGGCATACATGGGGGCCTTAAGCGCTCCAGGAACGAGAAACTGCTGAAGGATGCTTTGCACGACGCTAAGAATGCCGCCAAGGACAACAACATCAGCCACGATTACCCTGAAAGCCGTTGGCAGCGGCCATTGCGTACGCCGGAAACAGAGCAACGCAAGGAGGAGCTAACAAAGGTGCAGAAACAGATTGTGGAGAAGTATGGCGAGTATGCCGCCCGGCTTATTATTACCCAAAGCGTTATAAACGACTACTGCTTTACCGGCGAGCTTCGATGCACCAAACAATATGCCACTGCCATCGTGATGTCTACGGCTCAGGAGCTTGGTATAACCCTGCCTGCTCCCGTACAAAATAACGACCCTGATAACTAA